A region of the Dyadobacter sp. CECT 9275 genome:
GCTTTGTACTTAACTTGGCTCACATTAAACTTTGTGATTCTTTTCTAATACTTTATGGCAGAATCTTCTGGTGAAAACATTATCCCGATTAATATTGAGGAGGAAATGCGGGGTGCGTACATCGACTACTCGATGTCGGTTATTATTTCACGAGCCTTACCCGATGTACGGGACGGTTTGAAACCTGTGCACAGGCGGGTACTTTACGGAATGTCCGATCTGGGCGTTAATTACAACAGGGCTCATAAAAAATCTGCGCGTATAGTAGGGGAGGTGTTGGGTAAGTATCACCCGCACGGTGACTCATCGGTTTATGGTACCATGGTGCGTATGGCGCAGCCGTGGTCTTTGAGATACCCGCTTGTGGACGGGCAGGGTAACTTCGGTTCGGTCGATGGTGACAATCCGGCGGCAATGCGGTATACTGAGGCAAGGCTGAAAAGGCTTGCAGAAGAGTTGCTGAGTGACCTTGGAAAAGATACCGTTGATTTTGTGCCCAACTTTGACGACTCTCTCTCCGAACCTTCCGTATTACCTTCCAAATTTCCGAATCTGCTGGTAAATGGTTCTTCGGGGATTGCGGTAGGGATGGCCACCAACATGGCGCCGCACAATCTGTCGGAAGTGATCGACGGAACGCTGGCATATATAGACAATAACGATATCACCATACCTGAATTGATCGAATATATAAAAGCTCCCGATTTTCCCACAGGAGGCACTATATATGGTTATCAGGGAGTGAAATCCGCTTTTGAAACCGGTCGTGGCAGCATCATCATGCGAGCCAAGGCTTATTTCGACGTAACAAAAACCGGCAAGGAACAAATTATTGTCACCGAAATCCCGTACATGACCAACAAAGCGGCCATGATAGAAAGGATTGCGGGCCTTATCAATGATAAAAAGCTGGACGGAATATCGGATATCCGGGATGAGTCAGACAGGGATGGTATGCGCGTGGTATTTGACCTGAAAAAGGACGCAATTCCCAACATCGTTCTGAACCATTTGTATAAGTACACCCCGTTGCAGTCATCTTTTGGTGTAAATAATGTGGCGCTTGTAAAAGGCAGGCCGGTGTTATTGAACCTGAAAGACCTTATTAAACATTACGTTGATCACCGGGTGGTGGTGGTTACCCGCCGTACGGAGTATGAATTACGGGAAGCCGAAAAGAGGGCACATATCCTTGAAGGGTTACTGATAGCGCTGGATAACCTGGACGCTGTGATTACCCTGATCAGGAATTCGAGAGATCCGGAAGCTGCTAAGATCGGGCTGATTGAGCAGTTCAGCCTTAGTGAAATTCAGGCGAAGGCCATTCTGGATATGCGTCTGCAGAGGCTTACGGGTCTCGAGCGTGACAAGATCGTGAAGGAATATGAAGAGATTATGCTCCTGATTACGGATCTGAAAGACATTCTGGCCAATGACTGG
Encoded here:
- the gyrA gene encoding DNA gyrase subunit A produces the protein MAESSGENIIPINIEEEMRGAYIDYSMSVIISRALPDVRDGLKPVHRRVLYGMSDLGVNYNRAHKKSARIVGEVLGKYHPHGDSSVYGTMVRMAQPWSLRYPLVDGQGNFGSVDGDNPAAMRYTEARLKRLAEELLSDLGKDTVDFVPNFDDSLSEPSVLPSKFPNLLVNGSSGIAVGMATNMAPHNLSEVIDGTLAYIDNNDITIPELIEYIKAPDFPTGGTIYGYQGVKSAFETGRGSIIMRAKAYFDVTKTGKEQIIVTEIPYMTNKAAMIERIAGLINDKKLDGISDIRDESDRDGMRVVFDLKKDAIPNIVLNHLYKYTPLQSSFGVNNVALVKGRPVLLNLKDLIKHYVDHRVVVVTRRTEYELREAEKRAHILEGLLIALDNLDAVITLIRNSRDPEAAKIGLIEQFSLSEIQAKAILDMRLQRLTGLERDKIVKEYEEIMLLITDLKDILANDWRKFEIIKNELIEIKERYGDERRTKIEFAAEEFSDEDMIPDEEMLITISHEGYIKRTPLAEYRTQTRGGVGSRGVKTKDTDFTEHLFSATMLNYLLIFTEYGKLFWMKVYEVPEGSKTSKGRPIQNLISLENGDSIRSVINVKTLSNEDYINNNYLIMCTEQGTIKKTLLEAYSRPRTNGIIAISINEGDRLLDVALTNGDNDIVIASSAGRAVRFNEKGVRPMGRTAAGVRGINLNDPDNKVIGMVCISREDAQLLVVSENGFGKRSAIDSYRVTNRGGKGVSTMNATDKVGKLVAIREVTEQDDLMIITRNGIAIRMSVLDIRQAGRNTQGVKLIRLNSSDEITSVTRILKDPDEKAEIELDENGDPIVNEAVIVANLEEGDNIEGTEEDVEDTLDEEDEGAEGEDSEDDEV